A stretch of the Archangium violaceum genome encodes the following:
- a CDS encoding PDC sensor domain-containing protein produces MSLLLLANLPPDGAAQLEKVDRLMPELRRMASDPAVVREVKKQNAQRVPMDTLQKLDEEWRATPALTPFKRKVLDSACARSLERYRNRMGRVMAESFVMDNQGALVGATRRTSDYWQGDEPKWRKSFNGGRGGELREKPFFDESSQSYVVQISLPVKDGARVIGALTVSVSLLEL; encoded by the coding sequence GTGTCGTTATTGCTGCTCGCGAATCTGCCGCCCGATGGCGCGGCACAGCTCGAGAAGGTGGACAGGCTGATGCCCGAGCTGCGGCGTATGGCCTCGGATCCGGCGGTGGTCCGCGAGGTGAAGAAGCAGAACGCGCAGCGCGTGCCGATGGACACCCTCCAGAAGTTGGACGAGGAGTGGCGCGCGACCCCCGCCCTCACCCCCTTCAAGCGCAAGGTGCTGGACAGCGCGTGCGCGCGCTCCCTCGAGCGCTACCGCAACCGGATGGGCCGGGTGATGGCCGAGTCCTTCGTCATGGACAACCAGGGCGCGCTGGTGGGCGCCACGCGGCGCACCTCCGACTACTGGCAGGGGGACGAGCCGAAGTGGCGCAAGTCCTTCAATGGTGGCCGGGGCGGAGAGCTGCGCGAGAAGCCCTTCTTCGACGAGTCCTCCCAGTCCTACGTCGTCCAGATTTCCCTTCCGGTGAAGGACGGAGCCCGTGTCATCGGCGCCCTCACCGTGTCCGTCTCCCTGCTCGAGCTCTGA
- a CDS encoding aspartate-semialdehyde dehydrogenase yields MNENLRIAVVGATGVVGTEVISNLLDRDFPAEQLTVLGSGRSEGEELEYGEETLEVETVTPEAFRGVGLVLLATPADASRTLAPMAQAAGAWVVDVSSAFRAEGNVPLVLPGFNSELLNASFKGRIVALPSAVTTALATILEPLRQGFGVAQVQVTALMGVSASGNPGLRELEQQTAALLSGREPESHVFPQRVGFNLVPQVGPFMANSPWTEEEAGWTLESARLFASKGEVPVVAGTAVQVPTFYGHGLSLHVRLKKPASVDQARAALKGSPALKVLDSPGEKIYPMPSLVTADPTIHVGRLRSFPQSPEWLTLFATVDNAGRGAALNLVEAGLRLAERTA; encoded by the coding sequence ATGAACGAGAACCTGCGAATCGCCGTGGTGGGAGCCACGGGCGTGGTGGGCACCGAGGTCATCTCCAACCTCCTGGACCGGGACTTCCCCGCCGAGCAGCTCACCGTGCTGGGCTCGGGGCGCTCCGAGGGCGAGGAGCTGGAGTACGGCGAGGAGACGCTGGAGGTGGAGACGGTCACCCCCGAGGCCTTCCGGGGAGTGGGCCTGGTGCTGCTCGCCACGCCGGCGGACGCGTCGCGCACGCTGGCGCCGATGGCTCAGGCCGCGGGGGCCTGGGTGGTGGACGTGAGCTCCGCCTTCCGCGCGGAGGGCAACGTGCCGCTGGTGCTCCCCGGCTTCAACTCCGAGCTGTTGAACGCCTCCTTCAAGGGCCGGATCGTGGCCCTGCCCTCGGCGGTGACGACGGCGCTCGCCACGATTCTCGAGCCGCTGCGCCAGGGATTCGGCGTGGCCCAGGTGCAGGTGACGGCCCTCATGGGCGTGTCCGCCTCGGGCAACCCGGGCCTGCGCGAGCTGGAGCAACAGACGGCGGCGCTCCTCTCCGGCCGCGAGCCCGAGTCCCACGTCTTCCCTCAGCGCGTGGGCTTCAACCTGGTGCCCCAGGTGGGCCCCTTCATGGCCAACTCGCCCTGGACGGAGGAGGAGGCCGGTTGGACGCTCGAGTCCGCGCGCCTCTTCGCCTCCAAGGGTGAGGTGCCCGTGGTGGCTGGCACCGCCGTGCAGGTGCCCACCTTCTACGGCCATGGACTGAGCCTCCACGTGCGGCTGAAGAAGCCCGCCTCCGTGGACCAGGCGCGCGCCGCCCTCAAGGGCTCGCCCGCGCTCAAGGTGCTGGATTCACCGGGAGAGAAAATCTATCCCATGCCCAGCCTCGTCACCGCCGACCCCACCATCCACGTGGGCCGCCTGCGCTCCTTCCCCCAGTCCCCCGAGTGGCTCACCCTCTTCGCCACCGTGGACAACGCCGGCCGGGGCGCCGCCCTCAACCTGGTGGAGGCCGGATTGCGGCTCGCCGAGCGCACCGCCTGA